The Daucus carota subsp. sativus chromosome 7, DH1 v3.0, whole genome shotgun sequence genome window below encodes:
- the LOC108194468 gene encoding histone-lysine N-methyltransferase ATX2 produces the protein MSSDHSKTPVKYVAVSDLYSSTTPCGGAAGSKKVKARKLPEFDDDRRPPVTRIYSRRSDKHEDNVFDNLSAGKSESVDDDLVGGKSVKRRRLGSSELSRLGVDSSLLRSLCSERSSRRKSGGEGKLQVKGENSRQKVGGSGLIDKKKWTWLSYKCDPTNLVGLQCKVYWPLDDDWYTGSVVRYNEGSKKHHVKYKDGDEEDIILSNEKIKFFVSPEEMRHLNLSNGIGSSNTENLDINEMVVLAASLDDCHELDPGEIIWAKLSGHATWPAIVLDESVIGGRKGLNKITGEKSILVQFFGTHDFARVRMEQAIPFLKGLLSSCHTKCKKTGFVRSLDEAKMYLSKQKLPKRMLRLRKSNTSNGCANGGDEESADSDDEVTRDTELKRTLERIQNCPFEIEDLQVQSFGNIVSDSDCFYEDIYICPDGYTAVRKFPSILDPSVHMSYKMEVLRDPAAIGLPLFRVTSENGEKFEGSTSTFCWDKIYRRIRKMHSRGNDALKVAGVLKSTIRSGPAMFGFSHPEILKIMQVLSTSKLPSKIFQVPDKKHHDLPVGFRPVHVNWNDLDRCNVCHMDEEYENNLFLQCDKCRMMVHARCYGELEPIDGILWYCNLCRAGTPESPPPCCLCPIIGGAMKPTVDGRWAHLACAIWIPETCLSDVKKMEPIDGLSRINKDRWKLLCSVCGVPYGACIQCSNSSCYVAYHPLCARAAGFCVEPEDEDRLHMIPIDEDEDNQWIRLLSFCKKHRPLSPDHLFAGDRINRTACQHTDYTPPVNSSGCARTEPYNSSVRRGRKEPEALAAVSLKRLYVENRPYLVRGYSQHESLSNVKCSRTVDNYKITLELEKLKSGDRDATNNILCMAEKYNHMRKTFRKRLAFGKSGIHGFGIFAKQAHRAGDMVIEYTGEIVRAPVADRREHHIYNSFVGAGTYMFRIDDERVIDATRAGSIAHLINHSCEPNCYSRAITVNGNQHIIIFAKRDIKQWEELTYDYRYLSIDEQLACYCGFPRCRGVVNDIDAEEQKAKLYVPRSQLKELKRD, from the exons ATGTCATCGGACCACTCTAAAACTCCGGTCAAGTACGTCGCCGTCAGCGACCTCTACTCCTCCACTACTCCCTGCGGTGGCGCCGCCGGATCTAAGAAGGTCAAGGCGCGCAAGCTCCCGGAATTCGATGATGATCGGAGGCCTCCCGTCACCAGGATTTACTCGCGACGGAGCGACAAGCATGAGGATAATGTGTTCGATAATTTGAGTGCGGGGAAGTCGGAGAGTGTTGATGATGATTTGGTTGGGGGTAAGTCGGTTAAGAGGAGGAGATTGGGGAGTAGCGAGCTGAGTCGGTTGGGGGTGGATTCCAGTCTGTTGAGGAGTTTGTGTTCGGAGCGGAGTAGTCGCCGGAAAAGCGGTGGTGAGGGGAAGTTGCAGGTTAAGGGGGAGAATTCGAGGCAGAAGGTTGGGGGTTCGGGTTTGATTGACAAGAAAAAATGGACTTG GTTGAGCTACAAGTGTGACCCTACGAATTTGGTTGGATTACAATGCAAG GTATACTGGCCCCTGGATGACGACTGGTACACTGGTTCTGTTGTTCGGTACAATGAGGGATCTAAAAAGCACCAT GTAAAATACAAGGACGGTGATGAGGAagatattattctatcaaatgagaaaataaaattttttgtaTCTCCCGAGGAGATGCGACATTTGAACTTGAGTAATGGTATTGGTAGTTCAAATACagagaatcttgatattaatgAGATGGTTGTTTTGGCTGCTAGTTTGGATGACTGTCATGAGCTTGATCCTGGGGAGATTATATGGGCCAAGCTTAGTG GTCATGCTACATGGCCAGCAATTGTTTTGGATGAATCTGTTATTGGTGGTCGTAAAGGTCTAAACAAAATTACAGGCGAGAAGTCAATATTGGTTCAATTCTTTGGCACACATGATTTTGCTAG GGTGAGAATGGAACAAGCTATTCCATTCCTTAAAGGGCTTCTTTCTTCTTGCCACACAAAGTGCAAGAAAACAGGATTTGTCCGAAGCTTGGATGAAGCTAAGAT GTATCTTAGCAAACAAAAACTTCCAAAGAGGATGTTACGGTTACGGAAGAGCAATACAAGTAATGGATGTGCTAATGGAGGTGATGAAGAAAGTGCTGATTCAGATGACGAGGTCACCAGAGATACAGAACTAAAGAGAACCCTGGAGAGGATCCAGAATTGTCCATTTGAAATTGAGGACTTGCAAGTACAAAGCTTTG GAAATATTGTCTCAGACTCGGACTGTTTCTACgaagatatatatatctgtCCAGATGGATATACTGCTGTGAGAAAGTTTCCTTCAATATTAG ATCCAAGTGTACACATGTCATATAAGATGGAGGTGCTGCGAGATCCTGCTGCAATAGGCTTGCCTCTATTTAGAGTTACATCTGAAAATGGGGAGAAG TTTGAAGGATCAACATCAACTTTTTGCTGGGATAAAATTTATAGAAGAATAAGAAAGATGCATTCTCGTGGCAATGATGCCTTAAAAGTAGCTGGTGTGTTGAAAAGTACTATTAGATCTGGTCCCGCGATGTTTGGCTTCTCTCAtcctgaaattttgaaaattatgcaG GTGCTATCAACTTCAAAGCTTCCCTCAAAAATCTTCCAGGTCCCAGACAAGAAACATCACGACCTGCCGGTTGGTTTCCGACCAGTTCATGTTAATTGGAATGATCTCGACAGGTGCAATGTGTGCCATATGGATGAG GAGTACGAGAACAATCTATTTCTGCAGTGTGACAAGTGCAGAATGATG GTTCATGCTAGATGCTATGGAGAACTGGAACCCATTGACGGGATACTTTGGTACTGTAACCTATGTCGTGCAGGAACTCCTGAATCTCCCCCACCCTGCTGTCTTTGTCCTATTATAG GTGGTGCCATGAAGCCAACAGTAGATGGACGGTGGGCTCATCTTGCATGTGCAATATGGATACCAG AAACTTGCTTGTCTGATGTTAAGAAAATGGAACCCATTGATGGGCTGAGTAGAATTAACAAG GACCGGTGGAAGCTTTTGTGTAGCGTATGTGGTGTTCCTTATGGAGCTTGTATCCAG TGCTCCAACAGTAGTTGTTATGTTGCATATCATCCTCTGTGTGCAAGGGCAGCTGGATTCTGTGTTGAG CCTGAGGATGAAGACAGATTACATATGATTCCTATAGATGAGGATGAGGACAACCAGTGGATACGCTTGCTCTCCTTCTGCAAGAAGCATAGGCCTTTATCTCCTGATCATTTGTTTGCTGGTGACAGAATTAACAGAACTGCGTGCCAACACACCGACTACACTCCTCCTGTGAATTCATCTGGTTGTGCTCGCACTG AGCCTTATAATTCCTCTGTGAGAAGAGGAAGGAAAGAACCAGAAGCTTTGGCTGCTGTATCTTTGAAGCGCTTATATGTGGAGAACAGACCTTACTTGGTCAGGGGCTACAGCCAACATGAGTCATTGAGCAATGTGAAGTGTTCCAGAACTgttgataattataaaataactcTTGAACTTGAAAAGTTAAAGTCTGGTGACCGTGATGCTACTAATAACATCCTTTGCATGGCTGagaaatataatcatatgaGGAAAACCTTCAGAAAAAGACTGGCATTTG GTAAATCTGGAATACATGGTTTTGGGATCTTTGCAAAACAAGCACATAGAGCAGGAGACATG GTAATTGAATATACTGGTGAAATTGTTCGTGCTCCAGTCGCTGACAGAAGGGAACACCATATATACAATTCATTTGTC GGCGCCGGCACTTACATGTTTCGAATTGATGATGAACGCGTCATTGATGCAACACGGGCAGGAAGCATAGCTCATTTGATTAATCACTCATGTGAA CCAAATTGCTATTCAAGGGCTATTACTGTGAACGGTAATCAGCACATAATCATATTTGCGAAGAGAGATATAAAACAATGGGAAGAACTGACATATGATTACAG ATATCTCTCTATTGATGAACAACTTGCTTGCTACTGTGGCTTTCCAAGATGCCGTGGTGTTGTTAATGATATCGATGCAGAGGAACAGAAGGCAAAACTATATGTTCCACGCAGTCAACTTAAAGAATTGAAAAGAGATTGA